The Daphnia carinata strain CSIRO-1 chromosome 2, CSIRO_AGI_Dcar_HiC_V3, whole genome shotgun sequence genome has a segment encoding these proteins:
- the LOC130687003 gene encoding ester hydrolase C11orf54 homolog — MGDDDMDKKCWPLENRQLHVPPLSELADVLRQGLESHFVHVTVEVVDCPDLSSPPFHLAAPGLGGEPCLVDLGGVPYLVPTAQRDRTYDLADLPGLMNVKGGTILMIGAGAGPWQHLNTNCEMMTNLSLTLDEGKNNIVNGTRLATVDPAGHRMLHVLPPEQTRCSLLNNLLISRGLPNTPVLRIRCQKRTGSNNFVTCMRNTVAQHYGDKPVGIGGVFMLENGQARLHIMPDFSPCPLQTDADVNNWLHFYNATGPLINLSVFISHDPGMDLRVEHTHCFSTHGEGGHYHEDVTPEQVVYEGYFTPAERLFRIDRPSETHHVGRD, encoded by the exons ATGGGCGATGACGACATGGACAAAAAGTGTTGGCCTTTGGAAAATCGCCAGCTGCACGTGCCACCTCTAAGTGAACTGGCCGATGTTCTTCGCCAAGGCCTCGAATCACATTTCGTCCACGTGACAGTAGAAGTAGTCGACTGCCCAGATTTGAGCTCACCACCTTTCCACCTGGCTGCACCTG GTTTAGGTGGCGAGCCATGTTTGGTCGATTTGGGAGGCGTTCCTTACTTGGTACCGACAGCTCAACGTGATCGTACCTACGATCTTGCCGATTTGCCGGGCCTAATGAACGTTAAGGGTGGCACGATTCTGATGATTGGAGCGGGAGCCGGGCCTTGGCAACATCTTAATACCAATTGCGAAATGATGACTAATCTGTCGTTAACTCTcgatgaaggaaaaaataacatcGTCAACGGTACGCGATTAGCCACGGTTGATCCAGCTGGCCATCGAATGCTGCATGTTTTACCGCCCGAACAAACTCGTTGCTCGCTCCTCAACAACCTGTTGATCTCCCGCGGACTACCCAATACGCCCGTCCTTCGAATTCGTTGCCAAAAACGCACCGGGTCGAACAACTTCGTTACGTGCATGCGAAACACTGTTGCACAGCATTACGGCGATAAACCAGTCG GTATTGGGGGCGTATTCATGTTGGAAAATGGCCAAGCCAG GTTACACATCATGCCCGACTTCTCGCCGTGTCCGTTGCAGACGGATGCCGATGTGAACAACTGGCTTCACTTCTATAACGCCACTGGGCCATTGATTAACCTTAGCGTTTTCATCTCTCACGACCCC GGAATGGATTTACGAGTCGAGCACACTCATTGCTTTTCTACTCACGGAGAAGGCGGCCACTACCACGAAGACGTCACTCCCGAACAGGTCGTATACGAGGGTTACTTTACGCCCGCTGAGCGCCTCTTCCGCATTGATCGGCCGTCAGAGACCCACCACGTTGGTCGTGATTGA
- the LOC130686961 gene encoding N66 matrix protein-like — protein sequence MRYSKLVVTCAMGFVSWLKGLELWAKILLGVFTVGVVVTVITVPIVVTANNNTTTASPTTTTPSPTTTKPITTTTTPTTTTTTPTTTTTTPTTTTTTPTTTTTTFNGFNVNGSAANGINSSAANGINGSAANGINGGTANRVNGSAANRINGSTANGINGGTANRVNGGTANRVNGSTANGVNGSAANRVNGSTTNRVHGSTANGVNGGTANGINGGTANRVNGSTANRVNGSTANRVNGSTANRVNGGTANGINGGTANRVNGSTANRVNGSTANGINGSTANGINGGTANRVNGSTANRVNGGTANGINGSTANGINGGTANRVNGGTANRVNGGTTNGINGCNNTASTIQTARRRIVVE from the exons ATGCGCTATTCGAAGCTTGTTG TTACTTGTGCCATGGGTTTCGTCAGTTGGTTAAAAGGTCTCGAATTATGGGCTAAGATTCTTTTGGGCGTGTTCACCGTTGGTGTTGTCGTTACGGTCATCACAGTACCAATTGTTGTGACGGCGAATAATAACACAACTACAGCGTCACCCACGACAACTACACCGTCACCCACGACAACTAAACCAATTACCACGACAACTACACCAACTACCACGACAACTACACCAACTACCACGACAACTACACCAACTACCACGACAACTACACCGACTACCACGACAACTAC GTTCAACGGATTTAACGTCAACGGCAGCGCCGCCAACGGAATCAACAGCAGCGCCGCCAACGGAATCAACGGCAGCGCCGCCAACGGAATCAACGGCGGCACCGCCAACCGAGTCAACGGCAGCGCCGCCAACAGAATCAACGGCAGCACCGCCAACGGAATCAACGGCGGCACCGCCAACCGAGTCAACGGCGGCACCGCCAACCGAGTCAACGGCAGCACCGCCAACGGAGTCAACGGCAGCGCCGCCAACCGAGTCAACGGCAGCACCACCAACCGAGTCCACGGCAGCACCGCCAACGGAGTCAACGGCGGCACCGCCAACGGAATCAACGGCGGCACCGCCAACCGAGTCAACGGCAGCACCGCCAACCGAGTCAACGGCAGCACCGCCAACCGAGTCAACGGCAGCACCGCCAACCGAGTCAACGGCGGCACCGCCAACGGAATCAACGGCGGCACCGCCAACCGAGTCAACGGCAGCACCGCCAACCGAGTCAACGGCAGCACCGCCAACGGAATCAACGGCAGCACCGCCAACGGAATCAACGGCGGCACCGCCAACCGAGTCAACGGCAGCACCGCCAACCGAGTCAACGGCGGCACCGCCAACGGAATCAACGGCAGCACCGCCAACGGAATCAACGGCGGCACCGCCAACCGAGTCAACGGCGGCACCGCCAACCGAGTCAACGGCGGCACAACCAACGGAATCAACGGCTGCAACAACACAGCTTCTACAATTCAAACTGCTAGACGAAGGATCGTTGTCGAATGA
- the LOC130686921 gene encoding sucrase-isomaltase, intestinal-like: protein MAPSASTKKKRAIFIGIGVTLMLVVIIVPISIELSQEKNAARSTFNNRIECFPFKNMTSDTCTEAGCLWEVVSGQPSCFLPDSSVYGYEVNGPITNIPNNKGFSVELRRRRSADGTPLFSLYGNDVDEITFEVNYHTDNSLGMAFYPKGANLDQLRPPVAITIPSATISDQRYEAKLVNTGIGEPFDFQIIRKSSGIVIFDTSMGGLTVSKQFLMISTTLPSKYLYGFGENTHDTFLHDMNYRMWPIFTRDISPIDEDVNLYGAHPFYMVCENDGASHGVFFYNSHSIDVTTMPNPGLTLRTIGGMLEFFVFLGPEPESVVKQYSDVIGRTFMPPYFALGFQLSRWGYKNTEEIQQVIDRTRAVQIPHDIQYADIDYMNGQRDFTIDPINFGGLPTLVDDVKKDGLRFVIILDPAIANDYVTYERGVALSVYAEWANETLKPEDQPTENNIIIGNVWPDNKTAFPDFFRGSTKQWWTEEIRLFYERLKFDALWIDMNEVANFDTNQYSDKLYCPPNQWDDPPYETMAAHTGPTNRLSDKTICMVAKFGEKTDERLNYEVHNLYGYSQAIATQEAVRQVLTGKRSMILSRSTFAGSGKYTGHWLGDNFSNWKNMADSIIGMMEFNMFGIPYIGADICGFVLNTTEELCERWMEIGAFYPFSRNHNVKDAIDQDPGVWPDTVAASGRKALNIRYRLLPYLYTLFYDSHTTGSTVVRPLYHEFPEDRKARLVDKQFMWGSALLISPVLQEGKISVDVYFPEDVWYDYYTGSRVTVLGSTTLFAPRDHINLHLRGGYILPAQKPDLNTMLSRQNNFELLVALNDQNSASGKMFWDDGESANTIEDGLYQINKFELSNNVLTITVEKETGSSWPGIVQKLDIIEFMGWPSAPLKITVQSNGADDIVDSDKYFYVAETKRLTLLYEFAMNQTYTAKFE from the exons ATGGCGCCATCAGCATCAACCAAGAAGAAACGAGCCATCTTTATTGGGATTGGTGTCACGCTGATGCTAGTTGTCATCATCGTTCCCATTTCAATTGAACTGTCGCAAGAGAAGAATGCGGCTCGATCGACATTCAACAATCGCATTGAATGTTTCCCTTTCA aaaacatgacGTCGGACACGTGCACGGAGGCCGGTTGCCTTTGGGAAGTGGTTAGCGGACAACCATCCTGTTTTCTTCCGGATTCCAGCGTCTACGGTTACGAG GTCAATGGACCCATAACCAATATTCCCAATAACAAAGGATTCAGCGTCGAGTTGCGACGGCGTCGGTCAGCTGACGGTACACCGCTGTTTTCACTCTACGGGAACGATGTAGATGAAATCACTTTCGAAGTCAATTATCATACGGATAATTCACTTGGAATGGCG TTTTATCCTAAAGGAGCGAATCTAGATCAACTCCGACCGCCCGTTGCAATTACGATACCCTCAGCTACGATAAGTGACCAACGCTACGAAGCCAAACTTGTCAACACCGGCATCGGAGAACCATTCGACTTCCAAATCATCCGCAAAAGCTCCGGAATTGTTAT CTTCGATACTTCGATGGGCGGCCTGACAGTGTCCAAACAATTTCTTATG ATCAGCACGACGTTGCCGTCCAAATATCTTTACGGATTTGGTGAAAATACTCACGACACGTTCCTTCACGATATGAACTACAGGATGTGGCCTATTTTCACACGTGATATCTCGCCAATTGAT GAAGACGTCAATCTCTACGGCGCCCATCCCTTTTACATGGTGTGCGAAAATGATGGAGCTTCCCACGGAGTTTTCTTTTACAACAGCCACTCTATCG ATGTAACTACGATGCCCAATCCTGGTCTCACGTTGCGCACCATCGGTGGCATGTTGGAGTTCTTCGTTTTCCTCGGACCCGAGCCAGAATCCGTTGTGAAACAGTACAGCGACGTCATCGGACGCACTTTCATGCCTCCTTACTTCGCACTCGGCTTCCAACTCAGCCGTTGGGGATACAAAAATACTGAAGAGATTCAACAAGTCATTGACCGTACTCGAGCGGTGCAAATCCCACAT GATATTCAATATGCAGATATCGACTACATGAATGGACAGAGAGATTTCACCATCGACCCGATCAATTTTGGGGGTCTACCTACACTGGTAGACGACGTGAAAAAAGATGGACTGAGATTTGTTATCATCTTGGACCCGGCCATTGCTAACGATTACGTGACTTACGAGCGAGGCGTGGCATTATCGGTTTATGCGGAGTGGGCAAATGAGACTCTCAAACCGGAAGACCAACCCACCGAAAATAACATCATCATCGGAAAC GTTTGGCCGGACAACAAAACTGCATTTCCAGATTTTTTCAGAGGTTCTACCAAACAATGGTGGACAGAAGAAATTCGGCTTTTCTACGAACGCCTTAAGTTTGATGCTTTATGGATC GACATGAACGAAGTCGCTAATTTTGACACCAACCAGTACAGCGATAAATTGTACTGCCCGCCAAACCAATGGGACGACCCACCTTACGAAACCA TGGCTGCCCACACTGGACCAACTAACAGACTCTCGGACAAAACCATTTGCATGGTGGCCAAATTCGGAGAGAAAACCGACGAACGACTTAACTACGAAGTTCACAATTTGTACGGCTATTCGCAAGCAATCGCCACCCAAGA GGCAGTGCGGCAAGTCTTAACTGGAAAGCGATCCATGATTCTTTCACGCTCCACATTCGCCGGAAGCGGTAAATATACCGGTCATTGGCTGGGCGATAATTTCTCAAACTGGAAAAATATGGCCGACTCCATCATCG GCATGATGGAATTCAACATGTTTGGGATCCCCTATATCGGAGCTGATATTTGCGGATTCGTTTTAAATACGACGGAAGAACTGTGCGAACGGTGGATGGAAATCGGCGCCTTCTATCCGTTTTCCAGAAACCATAACGTCAAAGACGCTATAGATCAGGATCCTGGCGTATGGCCAGACACGGTGGCTGCATCCGGCCGTAAAGCTCTCAACATCCGCTATCGTCTCCTGCCCTACCTGTACACCCTTTTCTACGACAGTCACACAACGGGATCCACCGTCGTCCGACCTCTCTATCACGA GTTTCCCGAAGATCGAAAAGCTCGTTTAGTAGACAAGCAATTCATGTGGGGATCGGCGCTCTTAATTTCACCTGTGCTCCAAGAGGGTAAAATCTCTGTCGACGTCTACTTCCCCGAAGACGTCTGGTATGACTACTACACC GGAAGTCGAGTAACTGTTCTTGGAAGCACAACCCTCTTTGCCCCTAGGGATCACATTAATTTGCATTTGCGCGGTGGCTATATATTACCAGCCCAGAAACCCGATCTTAACACAATGCTCAG CCGGCAAAACAATTTTGAACTGCTGGTGGCACTAAACGATCAAAATTCAGCCAGCGGCAAAATGTTCTGGGATGACGGAGAAAGCGCCAACACGATTGAAGACGGCCTCTATCAGATCAACAAATTCGAGCTTAGCAAT aaCGTTTTGACGATCACGGTGGAAAAGGAAACCGGTTCCAGCTGGCCGGGTATCGTTCAAAAGCTGGACATAATCGAATTCATGGGTTGGCCAAGCGCACCGTTGAAAATTACGGTGCAAAGCAATGGAGCTGATGACATCGTCGATTCAGATAAATACTTTTATGTAGCCGAGACAAAGAGGCTTACGCTGCTGTATGAGTTCGCCATGAATCAAACTTATACTGCCAAATTTGAATAG
- the LOC130686924 gene encoding neuropeptide CCHamide-1 receptor-like isoform X1: MSMMPDDVANDSHWSAMDEDDELSDGYVAYSERLETYIVPVVFGIIFLVGVIGNGSLIYVLCRHKSMRSVPNTFIFNLAVGDLLILICTVPFTSTIYTLDSWPYGEFVCKASEFAKDTSVGVSVFTLTALSFDRYTAIVRPVQSFVSGPRSKLVIVCLAVIWLASLVLALPAVFFSHLLKHPGERIPDSEREVDANGTMIGPTHREIHICYPFPQEFGPDYPRMVILLRFLLHYFLPLITIGTFYAIMAHHLLRSVQNIPGQAMLTTSARHRYQTEASSSNQSEPTVLLQPQQQPNQNRARRKLAKMVLSFVVLFAVCFLPIHVYFMWFYFNPNSEAEYNAFWHALKIFGFVLAYTNSCINPIALYCVSTSFRKHFNRLLCCCGADQAGNHSGPASYCGGSMCAGNAASYSRAGATAVTDDPTAFTRHSSSRRQNTMLTSVSRRHPQAENLKNVDGDYPLNELQRQLHQPTAVRTQSSC; the protein is encoded by the exons ATGTCAATGATGCCCGACGATGTCGCCAACGATTCGCATTGGTCGGCGATGGACGAAGACGATGAACTCAGCGATGGTTATGTGGCGTACAGTGAACGACTCGAGACGTACATCGTGCCCGTAGTGTTCGGTATCATCTTCTTAGTGGGTGTCATCGGCAATGGCAGCCTCATATACGTCCTGTGTCGCCACAAATCGATGCGCAGCGTGCCCAACACGTTCATCTTTAACTTGGCCGTCGGCGACCTCCTCATTCTCATCTGCACCGTCCCCTTCACTTCCACCATTTACACGCTCGACTCTTGGCCCTACGGCGAGTTTGTCTGTAAAGCCTCTGAATTTGCCAAG GATACGTCAGTAGGCGTTTCCGTTTTCACGCTGACGGCGCTCAGCTTCGATCGGTACACGGCGATTGTACGACCCGTCCAGTCGTTTGTCAGTGGCCCCAGGTCCAAATTGGTCATCGTTTGTCTCGCGGTCATCTGGCTGGCGTCGTTGGTGCTCGCACTGCCGGCCGTCTTCTTCTCGCATTTGCTCAAGCATCCCGGCGAGCGCATTCCGGACTCGGAGCGGGAAGTCGATGCTAATGGAACAATGATTGGCCCCACCCATAGGGAAATTCACATTTGCTATCCTTTCCCCCAAGAATTCGGACCAGACTATCCGAGAATGGTCATCCTCCTCCGCTTTCTTCTTCATTATTTCCTACCCCTCATCACTATAGGCACGTTCTACGCAATCATGGCCCACCATCTCCTGCGCAG CGTTCAAAATATCCCAGGCCAGGCCATGTTGACAACATCTGCGCGTCATCGATACCAGACAGAAGCCTCTTCATCTAATCAG TCTGAGCCAACCGTTTTACTCCAGCCACAACAGCAGCCGAATCAGAATCGAGCACGTCGCAAACTCGCAAAGATGGTGCTG TCTTTTGTCGTTCTGTTTGCCGTCTGTTTCTTGCCGATTCACGTCTACTTCATGTGGTTCTACTTCAACCCGAACTCGGAGGCTGAGTACAACGCTTTTTGGCACGCATTAAAGATATTCGGATTTGTCCTGGCGTACACGAATTCGTGCATCAATCCCATCGCGCTCTACTGCGTTAGCACGAGCTTCCGCAAACATTTCAACCGATTACTCTGCTGTTGCGGGGCAGATCAGGCCGGCAACCACTCGGGCCCAGCCAGCTATTGCGGTGGCTCGATGTGCGCGGGCAACGCGGCTAGCTACAGCCGTGCCGGCGCTACGGCTGTAACGGACGATCCTACAGCCTTCACTCGTCACTCGAGTAGTCGGCGACAAAATACTATGCTCACATCAGTCAGCCGTCGACATCCGCAGGctgaaaatctaaaaaatgtCGATGGCGATTATCCGCTCAACGAGTTGCAACGTCAACTCCATCAGCCAACGGCAGTGCGCACACAATCTAGTTGTTGA
- the LOC130687054 gene encoding scm-like with four MBT domains protein 1, giving the protein MHVLPDTKDKFDWDRYLESKELESAPNFAFHHIDKCQQSLLEEGMMVEVQTSQRPRFWLANVTLKCGPFLRLKHVGREDPTHEIWTDPSSVEIHPVGYSSSRGWPLEPPADLKPLRSGAITSLLEEHKAVDCEASLLSPAQQMKPGMILEVEDLHEPRTVWPATIVRNVGGRLLLKYSLPTSIPVDNNEDGVHHEWLFCLSPRLHWQGWAVSQSTSWNYSPPMKIRSLFQDDSLATMSSEFRTMSGKQWQFEQEVPVHGCSVGDRIEALDPSNPLALRPATVIEVVDPQRVVIRFELESNTQGTEAPFHFVCFTVFRPEADDSCPSNDVENESGFTRGMALEAANPWKPAEVCVGVVTNVERSATLLRIRLEKPVSDDGHPTEFLAPVSSQDLFPIGWCDDNSWPLRAPPVVPSSSSEQPPIPSEGNPMEVEEKGPEPNATEQIPEPSETSAPGTAALPGISYWCPKIYFNFRCFSGPLLSRIRVAALPRSVGPGPISLMMKEVLSLLLNGAYKPGSVLKQLQGEPGDPLPPGTQLEPLKAKYRQTTYRGTVPMASTAADVPNYCRWVCDKLQCCPYLFAPELVGDPCPHRCCILAKTVWQHKKKAPNWRHRRFVDILKSLPGLDPVGGAELQQHGGSNKSGPASLAAIESGEHSDEEDSDAAGDASQQQQPQQSGDSEEPAAKKRRGRPRKNPVPLASSDHIIADEDRRPSQVSHPPQSAVAAVGEKPFPAMNFPAFRRLDLADPPPDRWRPGDVWRFLQSTDCRPLADRLLQYEVDGPSLLLLQPADIMDYVTLNWELALRLCHLIGCLRLTYSATTSPTSKTLTAIDAGASNDVAKSPAPKTAQRAS; this is encoded by the exons ATGCATGTCTTGCCTG ATACTAAGGATAAATTCGATTGGGACCGGTATCTAGAAAGCAAGGAGCTTGAATCGGCGCCAAATTTTGCGTTCCATCAT ATTGACAAATGCCAGCAAAGTCTACTTGAGGAGGGAATGATGGTGGAGGTTCAGACTAGTCAACGCCCAAGATTCTGGCTCGCCAATGTTACCTTGAAATGTGGTCCATTTCTTCG ATTAAAGCATGTTGGGAGAGAAGACCCTACCCATGAAATATGGACTGATCCTTCGTCAGTGGAAATCCACCCTGTGGGCTACAGCAGCAGTCGAGGATGGCCGTTAGAACCGCCAGCCGATCTGAAACCACTGAGATCAGGAGCTATTACCTCTCTGCTAGAGGAGCACAAAGCCGTCGACTGTGAAGCATCTTTGCTCAGCCCGGCTCAGCAAATGAAGCCTGGCATGATACTGGAAGTGGAAGACTTACACGAACCCCGTACTGTTTGGCCAGCCACCATAGTGCGCAACGTTGGCGGCAGGTTGTTGCTCAAGTACTCCCTCCCAACCAGCATTCCGGTCGATAATAACGAAGACGGTGTACATCACGAATGGTTGTTTTGCCTATCTCCACGATTACATTGGCAAGGATGGGCCGTTTCGCAATCAACTTCATGGAATTACAGTCCCCCAATGAAAATCCGTTCTCTGTTTCAAGACGACAGCTTAGCTACTATGTCATCTGAATTTCGCACGATGAGTGGGAAACAATGGCAATTCGAACAAGAAGTTCCGGTTCACGGTTGCAGCGTTGGCGATCGTATCGAAGCTCTAGATCCATCCAATCCTCTCGCACTGCGACCAGCAACAGTCATTGAAGTGGTAGATCCTCAACGAGTGGTGATCCGTTTCGAGCTCGAGTCGAATACCCAAGGAACGGAAGCGCCATTTCACTTCGTCTGCTTTACCGTTTTCCGGCCAGAGGCAGACGATTCCTGCCCGTCGAATGACGTCGAAAATGAATCTGGTTTCACACGTGGCATGGCCTTGGAGGCGGCCAACCCATGGAAACCAGCGGAAGTATGTGTGGGTGTTGTGACAAACGTTGAACGATCAGCTACGCTCCTCCGCATCCGCCTGGAGAAACCCGTATCCGATGACGGCCATCCGACGGAATTTCTAGCGCCCGTCTCCAGCCAAGATTTGTTTCCAATTGGCTGGTGTGATGACAATAGTTGGCCGTTGCGGGCTCCGCCCGTCGTTCCTTCATCATCGTCAGAACAGCCGCCAATCCCTTCCGAAGGAAACCCAATGGAAGTGGAAGAGAAAGGCCCCGAGCCAAATGCAACTGAACAGATTCCGGAACCGTCAGAAACTAGTGCCCCTGGAACTGCGGCGTTGCCCGGAATCTCGTATTGGTGTCCGAAAATCTACTTCAATTTCCGCTGTTTCTCCGGGCCATTACTGAGTCGCATCCGGGTTGCGGCTCTTCCGCGCAGCGTCGGTCCCGGCCCCATCAGTTTGATGATGAAAGAAGTCTTGTCGCTGTTACTCAACGGCGCTTACAAGCCGGGAAGCGTACTGAAGCAATTACAAGGTGAACCGGGTGATCCGCTTCCACCTGGAACGCAACTGGAGCCGCTGAAAGCCAAGTATAGACAAACTACATATCGCGGGACGGTCCCGATGGCTTCAACAGCCGCCGACGTCCCGAATTATTGCCGCTGGGTCTGCGACAAGCTTCAGTGCTGTCCTTATTTGTTTGCTCCGGAACTCGTTGGCGATCCTTGTCCGCATCGATGCTGCATCCTGGCGAAAACGGTATGGCAGCACAAGAAGAAGGCCCCCAACTGGCGCCATAGACGTTTTGTCGATATTCTCAAGAGCCTGCCCGGCTTGGATCCGGTGGGCGGCGCCGAGCTTCAGCAACACGGCGGATCCAACAAATCCGGCCCGGCGTCGCTGGCGGCCATCGAATCGGGCGAACACAGCGACGAGGAAGACTCTGACGCGGCCGGCGATGCGtcgcaacaacagcaaccgCAACAAAGCGGCGATTCGGAAGAACCGGCGGCCAAGAAGAGGCGCGGACGGCCGAGGAAGAATCCCGTTCCGTTGGCCAGCTCGGATCACATCATTGCGGATGAAGATCGTCGGCCGAGCCAAGTTTCACATCCGCCGCAAAGTGCTGTTGCAGCCGTCGGCGAGAAGCCTTTCCCTGCGATGAATTTCCCAGCCTTTCGCCGGTTGGATCTTGCCGATCCGCCGCCGGATCGCTGGCGGCCTGGCGACGTTTGGCGCTTTCTCCAATCGACCGATTGTCGACCATTAGCCGATCGCCTCCTGCAATACGAAGTGGACGGCCCGTCACTTCTTTTACTGCAGCCGGCCGACATCATGGACTATGTGACGCTCAATTGGGAGCTGGCCCTGAGGCTGTGCCATCTTATCGGTTGTCTTCGACTGACCTACTCAGCGACTACGTCTCCTACGTCAAAGACGTTGACTGCCATCGACGCTGGCGCCAGTAACGACGTGGCCAAATCACCTGCTCCCAAGACGGCCCAGCGAGCTTCCTAA
- the LOC130686924 gene encoding neuropeptide CCHamide-1 receptor-like isoform X2, whose protein sequence is MSMMPDDVANDSHWSAMDEDDELSDGYVAYSERLETYIVPVVFGIIFLVGVIGNGSLIYVLCRHKSMRSVPNTFIFNLAVGDLLILICTVPFTSTIYTLDSWPYGEFVCKASEFAKDTSVGVSVFTLTALSFDRYTAIVRPVQSFVSGPRSKLVIVCLAVIWLASLVLALPAVFFSHLLKHPGERIPDSEREVDANGTMIGPTHREIHICYPFPQEFGPDYPRMVILLRFLLHYFLPLITIGTFYAIMAHHLLRSVQNIPGQAMLTTSARHRYQTEASSSNQSEPTVLLQPQQQPNQNRARRKLAKMVLIFGFVLAYTNSCINPIALYCVSTSFRKHFNRLLCCCGADQAGNHSGPASYCGGSMCAGNAASYSRAGATAVTDDPTAFTRHSSSRRQNTMLTSVSRRHPQAENLKNVDGDYPLNELQRQLHQPTAVRTQSSC, encoded by the exons ATGTCAATGATGCCCGACGATGTCGCCAACGATTCGCATTGGTCGGCGATGGACGAAGACGATGAACTCAGCGATGGTTATGTGGCGTACAGTGAACGACTCGAGACGTACATCGTGCCCGTAGTGTTCGGTATCATCTTCTTAGTGGGTGTCATCGGCAATGGCAGCCTCATATACGTCCTGTGTCGCCACAAATCGATGCGCAGCGTGCCCAACACGTTCATCTTTAACTTGGCCGTCGGCGACCTCCTCATTCTCATCTGCACCGTCCCCTTCACTTCCACCATTTACACGCTCGACTCTTGGCCCTACGGCGAGTTTGTCTGTAAAGCCTCTGAATTTGCCAAG GATACGTCAGTAGGCGTTTCCGTTTTCACGCTGACGGCGCTCAGCTTCGATCGGTACACGGCGATTGTACGACCCGTCCAGTCGTTTGTCAGTGGCCCCAGGTCCAAATTGGTCATCGTTTGTCTCGCGGTCATCTGGCTGGCGTCGTTGGTGCTCGCACTGCCGGCCGTCTTCTTCTCGCATTTGCTCAAGCATCCCGGCGAGCGCATTCCGGACTCGGAGCGGGAAGTCGATGCTAATGGAACAATGATTGGCCCCACCCATAGGGAAATTCACATTTGCTATCCTTTCCCCCAAGAATTCGGACCAGACTATCCGAGAATGGTCATCCTCCTCCGCTTTCTTCTTCATTATTTCCTACCCCTCATCACTATAGGCACGTTCTACGCAATCATGGCCCACCATCTCCTGCGCAG CGTTCAAAATATCCCAGGCCAGGCCATGTTGACAACATCTGCGCGTCATCGATACCAGACAGAAGCCTCTTCATCTAATCAG TCTGAGCCAACCGTTTTACTCCAGCCACAACAGCAGCCGAATCAGAATCGAGCACGTCGCAAACTCGCAAAGATGGTGCTG ATATTCGGATTTGTCCTGGCGTACACGAATTCGTGCATCAATCCCATCGCGCTCTACTGCGTTAGCACGAGCTTCCGCAAACATTTCAACCGATTACTCTGCTGTTGCGGGGCAGATCAGGCCGGCAACCACTCGGGCCCAGCCAGCTATTGCGGTGGCTCGATGTGCGCGGGCAACGCGGCTAGCTACAGCCGTGCCGGCGCTACGGCTGTAACGGACGATCCTACAGCCTTCACTCGTCACTCGAGTAGTCGGCGACAAAATACTATGCTCACATCAGTCAGCCGTCGACATCCGCAGGctgaaaatctaaaaaatgtCGATGGCGATTATCCGCTCAACGAGTTGCAACGTCAACTCCATCAGCCAACGGCAGTGCGCACACAATCTAGTTGTTGA
- the LOC130686962 gene encoding uncharacterized protein LOC130686962 yields the protein MGFVKWLKDLELWAKILLGLLVVGVVVTVITVPIVVTNNNKDSSNNTEPVITTTIEPLTDSTTVTDLMSSTDSTTDSATSTDLTTDPASSTTDSSTESSSTSLSTTDDTTVSVMTTEDTSTTSETNGETLEKLFRIANKFNRKGMEMPSDYQEKQLIRPG from the coding sequence ATGGGTTTCGTCAAATGGCTCAAGGACCTCGAATTGTGGGCAAAGATACTACTGGGCTTGCTGGTAGTTGGCGTCGTCGTTACTGTCATCACCGTCCCAATCGTCGTGACTAATAACAACAAAGATTCGTCTAATAACACGGAACCCGTTATTACCACGACGATCGAACCGCTAACTGATTCTACCACCGTAACCGATTTAATGTCATCGACGGATTCTACAACAGATAGCGCGACATCAACTGATCTCACAACAGATCCGGCGTCATCTACAACGGATTCTTCAACAGAATCATCGAGCACGTCCCTCTCTACTACAGATGATACAACGGTCTCTGTTATGACAACAGAAGATACGTCAACTACATCGGAAACGAACGGCGAAACGCTAGAGAAGCTCTTCAGAATTGCTAATAAATTCAACAGGAAGGGAATGGAGATGCCATCAGATTACCAGGAGAAGCAATTAATTCGTCCCGGATAA